From a single Collimonas pratensis genomic region:
- a CDS encoding substrate-binding domain-containing protein, translated as MFKVKIKPHWEISRDAEQPLDTAVLLTLLTAIQETGSIANAAKQIGSSYRHAWGLLREAEKMFGHPLIQTGRGRGSELLPLAEKLIWADRRIAARLSPTLESLASELEGELSKAVSVQPQVIRLNASHGFAVAALLSQLNEQQVPVELRYRNSADAVAALAREECDLAGFHVPLGEFEEAAVAGYSHWLDKNKHCLIHLAVRNQGLMVAPGNPKHIVSLADLSRDGVLFVNRQPGSGTRMLLELMLSRQGLSPTAIDGFETAEFTHSAIAAFIASGMADVGFGVQTAAERFGLDFIPLIRERYFFAVPISVMKDPLMQQVIGILQSASFRDIVNQLHGYDGKATGEILPLAKAFKSLH; from the coding sequence ATGTTTAAAGTCAAAATCAAACCGCATTGGGAAATTTCACGCGACGCCGAGCAGCCGCTGGATACTGCCGTGCTATTGACATTGCTGACGGCAATCCAGGAAACCGGCTCGATCGCCAACGCCGCCAAGCAGATCGGCAGCTCTTACCGACATGCCTGGGGCTTGCTGCGCGAAGCGGAAAAGATGTTCGGCCATCCATTGATACAGACCGGACGCGGGCGCGGCAGTGAATTGCTGCCGCTGGCGGAAAAACTGATCTGGGCCGATCGCCGCATCGCCGCCCGGCTCTCGCCGACCTTGGAAAGCCTGGCTTCGGAGCTGGAGGGAGAACTGAGCAAGGCAGTCAGCGTCCAGCCGCAAGTAATCCGGCTCAACGCCAGCCATGGCTTTGCGGTGGCGGCATTGCTCAGCCAGTTGAACGAACAGCAGGTGCCGGTGGAACTGCGCTATCGCAACAGCGCGGACGCCGTGGCGGCGCTGGCGCGCGAGGAATGCGACCTGGCGGGCTTCCATGTGCCGCTGGGAGAGTTTGAAGAAGCGGCGGTGGCCGGCTACAGCCATTGGCTGGACAAGAACAAGCACTGCCTGATCCATCTGGCGGTGCGCAACCAGGGCTTGATGGTGGCGCCCGGCAATCCGAAACATATAGTCAGCCTGGCTGACCTCAGCCGCGACGGCGTGCTGTTCGTCAATCGCCAGCCGGGCTCCGGCACCCGCATGCTGCTGGAGCTGATGCTGTCGCGGCAAGGCTTGTCGCCGACCGCCATCGACGGTTTCGAGACTGCCGAATTCACGCACTCGGCGATTGCCGCCTTCATCGCCAGCGGCATGGCCGATGTCGGTTTCGGCGTGCAGACCGCCGCTGAACGCTTTGGGCTAGACTTCATTCCCCTGATCCGCGAACGCTACTTCTTTGCCGTGCCGATCAGCGTCATGAAGGATCCCTTGATGCAGCAAGTCATCGGCATCCTGCAGTCAGCCTCGTTCCGCGACATCGTCAACCAGCTGCACGGCTATGACGGCAAGGCCACCGGCGAGATCCTGCCGCTGGCCAAGGCATTCAAGAGCTTGCACTAG